From Daphnia magna isolate NIES linkage group LG2, ASM2063170v1.1, whole genome shotgun sequence:
gtgttgttgttgttgttgttgttgttgttattacAAGTGGTAGAAGATGGTGTGTTTCTTAGTGGTTGTGTGGCTGCTACTGGATCCGTTTCCGGCGGCTGTATTGAGCAGGTGGTGGTTAGATCCTGAATGTCGTCGACGTCCGATGACCTCCCTTTTCGGTCCAGACGTTCGACTGGAACTCGACGGGATGACATCGGCCACCACAGTCGGATGCAATTGAATTTTCAAAGGCGATTTGGTGTTAGCCGACCGATTGTTGCGCTGATTTTCGCTGTTGCGGCCCCACAGCAAATCAGTCAACGACCGCGGCCGATGGAGCTGGAAGAGTCGGTGTTGCGACACTGGAGGAGCCGACACTTGCCTCGTGTAGTGTTGCTTCTGCGCATGATGGTGAAGTCGCTGTTGGTTGGAGTGATGAGGCGATCTGACGGCCGCCGATCCGGCCGACCCACCCGAACATCTTCCGCCACTTTGGCTCGATCCTAACGTATCCGAATCGGCCGCCGAGTTGGCCAATAAAAGGTTCGTCATCGACTTGTAACGGATGTTGAAAAGAGGCGACGGAGTCAGCGATTGCTTACTCTCAGCCGGGCTGAGCATGCCGGGCGAACGGTGTATCACTACGGCCGGATTTTTGCTGTAAAGCCGCTGGACGGCAGCCGATGGAGCGGCGCCTCCGGTCAGGGCGCTGCGCTGTCTGTACATGCGCGGTTTGGCAACGGGTTCGGGCGACGAAGCGCCTTGGTTCACCGTGATGCTCGTCACTGCCGAATGATTGTTGTGCACTTGCTCCTCCTTGTCCACGGCCAGCGGAACGGAGCCCGGAACGGCCACCGGACTGCTGACGACCTCTTTACTGTGGCTGTTGATGCGGTTGCGGTGAGTTGGAATCGTCTCCAGCGGAGGCGGGGCCGGTTTGCATTTGTGACTGGCGTTGACTGGCATCTTCTGCTGGTGACTGTACTCCGACGTGTTTTGATTGCCGCTGACCACTTTATTGTAGAGATTGCGACGTTGCTCCGACTTGCGGTTGCTGACCAGACGACTGGATTCGTTGAAGATGTCGTACGTCGACGACGTCTTCAAGTTCTTGGGCAGCGGAGCAAATCCTCGGATGTAGTCGTAGATCTGATCGATCTCGTCGTACTCGGCCGGCAGCTCGTCCTGTCCGCCGTCCTCGTCCGCTTCGACCAGCTCTTCCGTCGTCAGGGACTGTAAGACGTTCATCGAACTCTCCGGCGAGTGTTTCCTGTTGCCGCCGTGGCCGGTGATCGATTGGATCAGATCGGACGTGCTGCGTCTGAGCGGAGCTAAGAGCAGCGGGACGGGCACTCGCCAATGCTGGCCATCGAAGCGCAAATTCTTGCTGAAATGGGCGTCGTACACTTGAATGCGATCGGACAGCAGGCCGTATTGGTGAAGGCAACGTTCCGTCATGCGTGCGAATTCCTTGGTAGCCTTCAGGCTCTGTCGGTTAACGGGCAATTGCAGTTTGAGCGAAACGGTCGGCGGGATGATGACTACTCCCGGCCCGTCGGCCAACGTTTTGCCCTGGTTGACACCCAGCGGCATGGCCACGATCATCTCCTCTCGAAAGCTGGCCAACAGTCTCATCTCGTAGCAGAATTGCTGGCCGATTTTGAGTCCGGCAGGCGGGCTGCCCGACACCATTCTCACGGTCAACGGTAGCCGCTTGTTGAGCAGCGCCCGGATGCGATGCACGCCACTGATGCCCTGCTGATTGTCCTCTTTGGCCACGACACTGAACTTGGCCCGCATGTCCAGCGGTAGGTAAACGTGATCGCCTCTAGAGTCGAGGCAACGTAAGAACCGTTGGCCAGCGCCGGACGGCGACAGGCCTCCGCTGCTCACTTCGCCCACCAACACGAGCAGCTCGCCGGCGTTCAGCGTCCGCGAGCGCTCGGTGATGTTGTGGCAGACGTGCTGCTGATCGGCCGATTTGCCATTGCTGTCCGTCGATTGCTGGTAAAAGACTTTGATATTCTGACGGACGAGGCACGAGTCGGGGAATTTGCGAGTCAATTCGGCTACCGACTCGATGCCCCGAACGGCCCGTCCGTCCTCGTTCAGAATTTCAAAATAGCCGTCGAACGTTTCGGGTATGGCCAGTTTAGGTCCGACGTTGACCGTCTTGTGATTGTCTTTGAATTTGAGACACTGGACGGCCAGTCGGAGACTGGCACCAGCCGAGGCCACTAGGGCCGTCGACGACAGGGACGGATTGGGTAAAGAGGGAGCACCCAGGCCCAGGTAAGAGCCCTTGACAATGCGAACCAGTTGCGGCATCTCGCCCGATTTGACAACATCGTGAAGGTAAACGTGGGGCGAGTCCTCCGACTGGCCTGAGGAGCCACTCCCGCTACTACCAGTCCACCTGGCTGTCGTCAGCAGGATGGCTCCGTCTGATCcggccatctttttttcttcttttttccactCGATGagaattaaatgttttttttttcttgaaaaaagaaaaacttaattCTTGTGTTTCCTTTTTGTCGACAATCACCTCCaccgtttttcttcttttttttttttttttggggggctgCGGCCGCACGATCTCACGAGTTCAACGACTCGTCACCAtgcggcttttttttttttttgcgtgccCTGTCGGAGTAATCGATCACACACCAAACACAAGGATTTCAATCTTCattgcacaaaaaaaaaaaaaattgtcttttaaaatcgttgcaaaattctttcagttttcctttccggaaagaaagaaaacaaaacaacaaaaaagtcaCAACATTTTTGGGATTTTTCAACGAAAACACGGAACTTGTTGAATATTTTCCGGCCACTTGTTTGTATCGCTGACActgaaaactgtttttttttttttaaagagtcCGTCGACTCTCGAACacgcgtttaaaaaaaaaaaatggacaggTGAGAGGagtaaagatgaaaaaaaaaaaaaaaaaaaaaatatggtgGATTGGAGAGACACAACTTTCGTGGAGGACGGCCGGCAGCCAACTAACGGACTAACCGCGACCGAGGCCAGCTATATACTGCAGTTGTGTAGCGCAATAAACATTCGAGTTCTCTTCTCTCCGCCAGGTAGTtctgtgttcttttttttttttctgtctgtgcgtgtgtgtgtgtgtgtgctcttTCTCATACacactggaaaaaaaaaagaggggggaaggaaggaggggagagaaaaaaaaaatgcgtacAGACAGGTAGATTTAGCTCGAGGCGGCATTGAAGCCCGAGCACCTCCATCACGGTCATCCGCCCCTTGCGGGGCCCTcccttctctttctctcccgccattccttttttttttttttttcaacctttGCGCCCACAAGAGAACATAAAAGTCGTCAGCATTAGATGCTAGTTAACGTTTACGTATTTAtaagttagaaaaaaaaaagaaagagactGTCGTTTGTCGTTGGCAAAAGATCGAAATCCGATGAATCCCAACAGCCGACCTTGCAATGCGCTGATGTTTTATTTCCCGAATCGATGgtaattgttattattattttttttaaagaaaccacggctgagaaaaaaaagaaaaaaaaaaagggtcagTCTAAAAAAGCCGCAATCCGGCAATGGGACTGGACCTTACCGGAGGACGTTTCGCTCCAAGACTCACGCAATACTTCAATGCTCTTCGCCCTCCTGgtcaaaaataagaaatagcCCATCGAGAAGATCCCTCTGAGTATAATGTATAAAACAACAGTCAGATGGTTAGGATCGAGTCATTTGCCAGATTGTCAAtgtgtttttaaagaaaataattatttaaaaaaaaaataaagaattttaaaTTAGAACTAACGCAAAATGTTCCGTTTTCTTGAACTTGCGTTTTGAGGCAAATGACCTGCGCCATGTGCGGCTGTTAggacttttattttttttaaagagaagaCTTAAGTGCGTCGTGttgcgaaaacaaaaaaacaaaacaaaattgatcgTCATGATATAAAGGACGGCTACCTGCGAATGTGCCCTTGTTCTTTTTCCCAGCGCCTCCCGATTAATGAATATCGGAGGCCCCTCGTTTGAAATACTAATAAGGTAAAACGATGAATTTTTGGGGTTTTGTTTTCGCGATACCTGCCATTGTTTAACACCTGTGATGAGGACATGTTTGGTCcaccattaaaaaataaataaataaatgacgagacattaaaaaaatagaagaatacGTAATCTCATTGTAATGGGCGAGAAGTAAGGCGACGTTTTCGGGCTATGAGataaacaataacaaataaaGGCAGACATCACTTTAAGACAACTTATAAAAACGTGgcaattttaatttgtttgcCTCTTCTTTCCCGCGGctgccgaaaaaaaaagagagccaTGCAAATGGGGGGCAGTTCGTGTATGTAGAACGGCTGTCgggataagaaaaaaaaaaacgtgaccGCGATTGGGAGCTAGATGATATTACTCACTTGCCATTCTGGTACCATTTCCTACTTGTTGCTTCATTGTCTTCTTTTGCCGAAAGATTCACGAGggccaattttttcttttatttcatatttgaTGTGTTACGTGACGGctgcaaaaaacaaaaaacaaaaaaaactggttCAGCAATCACACGAAGTATATGCAATCCAGTTCTTGTCTATTTTTTGCTCGTTCATATTTTTAcagcttttgtttttggtgtAAGCGAAGGAGCAGCGGTTGCGAATTCCATGAAATCTGTCACAACACTTGAACGTTGTTTGTCATTTGGTTTTGACTATTTACAAGTACACTTAACAGTGTTGCCGCAGTCGTTAATGCGGCAAttgttttgtcttgtttttctctctctttcaccTTGTCAAGGTTTATTCCCACCATTCACGATGTGCGGACACACCTATCGTTCGCGGGGAAACCAACCGAATTAAactgaatgaaaaaaaaaatacatttattttcTGTGGCCAGCAAAAATATCAGGTACAAGGTTACCTGGCGCTCTATggcacaataaaaaaatgtgattttCGGAGGCCGATATGATATACCAGCACTGATGTGTAGAAGCTTATACGTGTATGTAGTGGCCATCATTACAGAAACACAAGTACTTGATATGTTGTAaccgttgtgtgtgtgtgtgtaactgCGGGCAAGTTAATAATCACAAGCCTTTGGACCGTTGTCGGCACACGCGTctcactttttttgtttcgttttttcgtACGTAcccttccatttttctttttcttgtatgTCGGCGTTGTGTATACCAGCACGCGCTTCGCAGTCCGTATAGCGTATATGCGATTATAAGAAAATAGATGTGTAATAGTAGACTGTGCTTGTATATACATTCCGGGGCCAGAGATGGATGCGAATTGTAAGGAAAGGAGCGTCATTATTTATGCTGGAAAATCCTCGTCTTCGTTCGCGGGCGCAACGAATTATGCGCCAAAACCTTTCGGCGAGTGCAGGGGCCTTGAACGCGCTAGGCAAACTATTTGAAGAACGCGCCCAAAATATGGCTGCGAGTCCAACAGAAAATAGTATACGGacgtaacaaagaaaaatgaaaaaaaaaaagaaataaataaaaggaatgGGATGATGAACTATTGCCGTGCGAATTACAATTTAAGCTTTGGTCGTAGATGTAAGAGACGAGTGTCGTGTTTTCCGGCTCGTCAGTGTGCGGCCATCGTAAAATAACGACGCACTTCCATCATGACAATGGCTGCAAAAATGTCAAAACTGACCATTGCATTTGTTATTTgccttttctttgttttatttttattttattcttttttttttgctttttctgaaatgtttattgttttttcttacGTTTTGACGTTTTCACAAACgggactttgttttgtttgaaatgtGTTGATTTCGTTaggttttttcctttctttcgtcaaatcttttcttttttttttcgcttgtGCAATTTGACTGCACGTTCCTGCATTCCGGATGCGGATGCTCCTGTATTTACTGGTCATGCTGCGTATGtgtcctttttattttatgttattGTTCTACTctcctttaaaataaaaagatacaggttctttttttggggtgggggATTTGATTtgacttccttttttttttattttgtgaaaaaaaaaaaagatttttaattccTACACGTCCCCGTTCGTCCGGTCGTTCTCCGGGTTGCCGGATGTTCCACAATGTTTGCGCTATTTGCCTCTGAAAGCGGCCGCACACAAACCCCAGGACAAGaactttcttttcctctttttatttgccacttttttttttctctctttccaaATGTTACAACGTTTtgatttcagaaaaaaaaagcgggaattgcatgtttttttttgttgaattgaTGATCGGATGGGTGAACCAATGACCTACTTTGGCATAGTCCACCGGGAGTGGGATACATGATACTAGAATCATATACAGGAACGGGGAAAATCGCAGTCGGGAATCACGAAATCTCTTCGGCACATGGAGTAGGTCACAACGTGAAGAGactagttaaaaaaaaagggcgcgTAActataaaatacaaataataaagatggaataaaaaaaaaacgattaaaCACCATGTTTATTCTTTGTTTATAAGGAGagactgtttttttcttttatttatgctatatatatatatactacaACAAGTTATTAGATTATACCCTCCAAACTTGACCGGCCATCACGCCTTCAATTCCGTATTTGGATGCGTATAAATAATTGAGGAATATAGAAAAGCCGGAAGGGATTTTTGTGCATACTCTCTTTGTTCTGttcgtatatattttttaaagcgtCAATCAAGATAGCCGCTTGCAAATATGCGCAGCCGCTAGCGATAACCGGTAACCTGCAAACACGGCACCAGCGGCCAATAGCATGCCACGCCTTTCAATCTACTGCCTGGCTGTACACGTGCactgaaaaaggaaagaaagaatcCCATCttgatttcaaattcaaattcaaaacaaatagaaTCACAGGTTCATGGCCGATATATGCTGGAATAGTGCCGGAACTATATACGTTATTGGGAAAGGACCTTTCATGTGCTATTCCAGTTATTGCACAACGATCTGCAACGAATTGAAAGAGGCCGCTATACATGAAATTTGTCGTCATCAGTGACCGTCTTCAAAAGCGACAACGTAAAGCTCGTCCTCTTATtctaaataaaacaaacaaaaaaactcatcACAAAGAAAACTATGTTGGACATTAAGTGCAAAGCGTTGCCACAGCCAATCGCACGATGATGAGTTTATCGTTCACAAAGAAATGTCAGGGTTATAGTCTACACACTGGAAGAACGTGCGTTCAACGAACCGTCAATATCgtcgtaaaaacaaaaacaaaaactcttACGAAATGCGTTGATTTTTCTTATCTACTGTATAAGCACCACCAGTTGggttattattatatatttctCAAAATTAATGCATGCATCGTTTTCCCATTAATTCCGGATGTTTTCCTATTTTACGTCTAAATGTATATAGTATATTATAGACagccggtttttttttctttgcgtcGGCGGACTGATGTTGTctgattaaaataaaaaccggGGAAGACGAGCATTTTAAAAGCACGACAATAAATgcgggggaaagaaaaaaagtggaTGATGAGATTATTGTGAAAATTGTGTAATGGACTTTTGCTGTGCTTCTTCCCAAGCTATTCGCTACTCGTCTTTATAATTTc
This genomic window contains:
- the LOC116917980 gene encoding uncharacterized protein LOC116917980, with the protein product MAGSDGAILLTTARWTGSSGSGSSGQSEDSPHVYLHDVVKSGEMPQLVRIVKGSYLGLGAPSLPNPSLSSTALVASAGASLRLAVQCLKFKDNHKTVNVGPKLAIPETFDGYFEILNEDGRAVRGIESVAELTRKFPDSCLVRQNIKVFYQQSTDSNGKSADQQHVCHNITERSRTLNAGELLVLVGEVSSGGLSPSGAGQRFLRCLDSRGDHVYLPLDMRAKFSVVAKEDNQQGISGVHRIRALLNKRLPLTVRMVSGSPPAGLKIGQQFCYEMRLLASFREEMIVAMPLGVNQGKTLADGPGVVIIPPTVSLKLQLPVNRQSLKATKEFARMTERCLHQYGLLSDRIQVYDAHFSKNLRFDGQHWRVPVPLLLAPLRRSTSDLIQSITGHGGNRKHSPESSMNVLQSLTTEELVEADEDGGQDELPAEYDEIDQIYDYIRGFAPLPKNLKTSSTYDIFNESSRLVSNRKSEQRRNLYNKVVSGNQNTSEYSHQQKMPVNASHKCKPAPPPLETIPTHRNRINSHSKEVVSSPVAVPGSVPLAVDKEEQVHNNHSAVTSITVNQGASSPEPVAKPRMYRQRSALTGGAAPSAAVQRLYSKNPAVVIHRSPGMLSPAESKQSLTPSPLFNIRYKSMTNLLLANSAADSDTLGSSQSGGRCSGGSAGSAAVRSPHHSNQQRLHHHAQKQHYTRQVSAPPVSQHRLFQLHRPRSLTDLLWGRNSENQRNNRSANTKSPLKIQLHPTVVADVIPSSSSRTSGPKREVIGRRRHSGSNHHLLNTAAGNGSSSSHTTTKKHTIFYHL